A window of Microbacterium luteolum contains these coding sequences:
- a CDS encoding Pr6Pr family membrane protein has product MNPRVAAIVFRLAFAVLSLTAVGVQFFAVTIPQGHSILNFFCYFTNLSNIMISIVFIVSALRLISGRKDPSESDVAIRGGAVVYIVFVGVVFNTILADTDLGELIPWVNVVLHMIVPVAGLVDWIIWAPRRRLPFRIALWWMVWPAAYSIFSVARGAIDGFYPYPFFNPAASGGYGGVALWCLVLVVAFFVLAVLVRWIGNLRHRTLHSRSAAEATSL; this is encoded by the coding sequence ATGAATCCGCGCGTCGCCGCCATCGTCTTCCGCCTCGCCTTCGCTGTACTCTCGCTCACGGCCGTGGGCGTGCAGTTCTTCGCCGTGACGATCCCCCAGGGCCACAGCATCCTCAACTTCTTCTGCTACTTCACGAACCTCTCGAACATCATGATCTCGATCGTGTTCATCGTGAGCGCCCTGCGGCTGATCTCCGGACGCAAGGATCCGTCCGAGTCCGACGTCGCGATCCGCGGCGGTGCCGTCGTCTACATCGTGTTCGTCGGGGTCGTGTTCAACACGATCCTCGCCGACACCGACCTCGGCGAGCTGATCCCCTGGGTCAATGTCGTCCTTCACATGATCGTGCCGGTCGCCGGCCTGGTCGACTGGATCATCTGGGCTCCGCGCCGTCGCCTTCCCTTCCGCATCGCGCTGTGGTGGATGGTGTGGCCGGCGGCGTACTCGATCTTCTCGGTGGCCCGCGGAGCGATCGACGGCTTCTACCCGTATCCGTTCTTCAACCCCGCGGCCTCCGGCGGATACGGCGGGGTCGCGCTGTGGTGCCTGGTACTGGTCGTCGCCTTCTTCGTCCTCGCGGTGCTCGTGCGCTGGATCGGGAACCTGCGACACCGAACCCTGCACTCGCGATCGGCCGCTGAGGCGACATCGCTCTGA
- a CDS encoding ammonium transporter, which yields MDAPGNISWAITATALVLLMTPGVAFFYGGLVKAKSVVSMMMMSFGSIGLVAVLWILFGFSMSAVDSPTAFAGNPFADFGLSSLAAGEGSNVALLGVAYGATFAIITVALISGAIADRAKFGSWLIFAGVFATVGYFPVAAWVWGGGWIMNLGTTLFGEDSGIGVIDYAGGTAVHINAGAAALALAIVLGKRIGFQKGILKPHNVPLTLLGAALLWFGWFGFNAGAEWLAEDMGGVGLIGLNTLGATAAAILGWILIEKIKDGKPTSVGAASGAVAGLVAITPACANLTPGWSLLLGAVAGIVCALAVELKFRLGFDDSLDVVGIHLVGGLIGTLYLGFFATGTGLFVGGDARQLAVQVIAALGVLIYSFVVAFIIGFAIEKTIGFRVTNEDEIAGVDQVVHGEEGYALADA from the coding sequence CGTCGCCTTCTTCTACGGCGGTCTCGTCAAGGCGAAGAGCGTCGTCAGCATGATGATGATGAGCTTCGGCTCGATCGGCCTTGTCGCCGTGCTGTGGATTCTCTTCGGCTTCTCCATGAGCGCCGTCGACAGCCCGACCGCCTTCGCCGGCAACCCCTTCGCGGACTTCGGTCTGTCGAGCCTCGCCGCGGGTGAGGGATCGAACGTCGCCCTTCTCGGTGTCGCGTACGGCGCCACCTTCGCGATCATCACGGTCGCCCTGATCTCCGGCGCCATCGCCGACCGCGCGAAGTTCGGCAGCTGGCTGATCTTCGCGGGTGTCTTCGCCACCGTCGGCTACTTCCCGGTCGCCGCCTGGGTCTGGGGCGGCGGTTGGATCATGAACCTCGGCACCACGCTGTTCGGTGAGGACAGCGGCATCGGCGTCATCGACTACGCCGGTGGTACCGCCGTGCACATCAACGCGGGTGCTGCAGCCCTCGCTCTCGCCATCGTCCTCGGGAAGCGCATCGGTTTCCAGAAGGGCATCCTCAAGCCGCACAACGTGCCGCTGACGCTGCTCGGCGCCGCACTGCTGTGGTTCGGTTGGTTCGGCTTCAACGCCGGCGCGGAGTGGCTCGCCGAGGACATGGGCGGTGTCGGCCTCATCGGTCTCAACACGCTGGGTGCCACGGCTGCGGCCATCCTCGGCTGGATCCTGATCGAGAAGATCAAGGACGGCAAGCCCACCTCGGTCGGCGCGGCATCCGGTGCGGTCGCCGGTCTCGTCGCCATCACCCCGGCATGCGCCAACCTGACGCCCGGCTGGTCGCTCCTGCTCGGCGCCGTCGCGGGTATCGTCTGCGCTCTCGCGGTCGAGCTGAAGTTCCGTCTCGGCTTCGACGACTCCCTCGACGTGGTCGGCATCCACCTCGTCGGCGGTCTGATCGGAACCCTGTACCTGGGCTTCTTCGCCACCGGCACCGGCCTGTTCGTCGGCGGAGACGCCCGCCAGCTCGCCGTCCAGGTGATCGCCGCCCTCGGCGTCCTGATCTACTCCTTCGTCGTCGCCTTCATCATCGGCTTCGCGATCGAGAAGACGATCGGCTTCCGTGTCACGAACGAAGACGAGATCGCCGGTGTCGACCAGGTCGTGCACGGCGAGGAGGGCTACGCTCTCGCGGACGCATGA
- a CDS encoding type II toxin-antitoxin system PemK/MazF family toxin — protein MSNTDGILAAIVKFLQTLRGSNRAPRTEDRPRRPVARLRPSSEARGPARVQHDRGSGGGTATIRIDPERIDDLLVGYSPQSDGAPDAGEIVWTWVPYEENDGRGKDRPVLVIGRASADRVYAVRMTSRAHDGDRDFLAIGAGSWDSQGRESWVDIEQLYSVHEHGLRREAAVLDRRRYDRVASALTRRYGWAAAG, from the coding sequence GTGAGCAACACCGACGGCATCCTCGCAGCAATCGTGAAGTTCCTGCAGACTCTGCGGGGATCGAACCGGGCGCCTCGGACGGAAGATCGTCCGAGGCGCCCGGTCGCGCGTCTGCGGCCATCCTCCGAGGCGCGCGGACCCGCTCGTGTGCAGCACGACCGGGGGAGCGGCGGTGGCACGGCCACGATCCGGATCGACCCGGAGCGCATCGACGATCTGCTCGTCGGGTACTCGCCCCAGAGCGACGGCGCGCCGGATGCCGGAGAGATCGTGTGGACCTGGGTCCCGTACGAGGAGAACGACGGTCGAGGCAAGGACCGGCCGGTGCTCGTCATCGGACGTGCGTCGGCCGATCGCGTGTACGCGGTCCGCATGACCAGTCGGGCCCATGACGGCGACCGCGATTTCCTCGCGATCGGCGCCGGCTCCTGGGACTCGCAGGGGCGTGAGTCCTGGGTCGACATCGAGCAGCTGTACAGCGTGCACGAGCACGGCCTGCGGCGCGAGGCGGCCGTGCTCGACCGTCGGCGCTACGACAGGGTCGCGAGTGCGCTCACACGCCGCTACGGCTGGGCTGCAGCGGGCTGA
- a CDS encoding PQQ-dependent sugar dehydrogenase, translating to MTAVTRRILSAGVAASAVLVLVACTVAPVPRPPAATSSASSSVEPGEATVVAQDLDVPWSIAFHDDVALISERDSARILELAADGSAREVGVIEGVAPRGEGGLLGIAVLDDYLYAYFTGPEDNRIERFELTGAAGDLALGRAESVISGMAAAGNHNGGRIAFGPDGMLYATVGDAGDPSSAQDLDSLSGKILRLTPEGAIPADNPFEDSPVYSYGHRNPQGLAWDEGGTMYASEFGQDTWDELNVIEAGGDYGWPEVEGIAGRAGFIDPVQQWTPDVASPSGIAVADGLLWIANLRGERLREVSLDDLGAATELLVGEYGRLRDIVVAPDDALWILTNNTDGRGGPSEGDDRIVRVARG from the coding sequence ATGACGGCGGTGACCAGAAGGATCCTGAGCGCGGGTGTGGCAGCATCCGCCGTTCTCGTGCTCGTCGCCTGCACGGTCGCGCCCGTCCCGCGTCCACCCGCGGCAACGAGTTCCGCGTCGTCGTCGGTGGAGCCGGGGGAGGCGACCGTCGTGGCGCAGGACCTGGACGTGCCGTGGTCCATCGCGTTCCACGATGACGTCGCTCTGATCAGCGAACGGGATTCCGCCCGCATCCTCGAACTCGCCGCCGACGGCAGCGCGCGGGAGGTCGGCGTCATCGAGGGTGTCGCACCGAGGGGTGAGGGCGGGCTGCTGGGCATCGCCGTCCTCGACGACTACCTCTACGCCTACTTCACGGGCCCGGAGGACAACCGCATCGAGCGTTTCGAACTCACCGGCGCAGCTGGAGATCTCGCGCTGGGACGTGCTGAGAGCGTCATATCCGGAATGGCCGCGGCCGGCAATCACAACGGCGGGCGCATCGCGTTCGGCCCCGACGGGATGCTCTACGCGACCGTGGGCGATGCGGGAGATCCTTCGAGCGCGCAGGATCTCGACTCTCTCTCCGGGAAGATCCTCCGTTTGACGCCGGAGGGAGCGATCCCCGCCGACAATCCCTTCGAGGACTCGCCGGTCTACAGCTACGGGCACCGGAATCCGCAGGGTCTGGCCTGGGATGAGGGTGGCACGATGTACGCGAGCGAGTTCGGTCAGGACACCTGGGACGAGCTGAACGTGATCGAGGCCGGTGGCGACTACGGCTGGCCCGAGGTCGAGGGCATCGCCGGCCGTGCAGGATTCATCGATCCCGTCCAGCAGTGGACTCCCGATGTCGCCAGTCCCAGTGGCATCGCCGTCGCGGACGGGTTGCTCTGGATCGCAAACCTGCGGGGCGAGCGCCTCCGAGAGGTCTCCCTCGACGATCTCGGCGCGGCGACCGAGCTTCTTGTCGGCGAGTACGGGCGTCTTCGCGACATCGTGGTCGCACCCGATGATGCGCTGTGGATCCTCACCAACAACACGGACGGTCGCGGCGGGCCGTCCGAGGGAGACGATCGGATCGTCCGCGTCGCGCGCGGGTGA
- a CDS encoding SPW repeat domain-containing protein yields MRFIPTKVHGILDYIVGVALIAAPWLFGFAGMGGPAVIIPIVLGIGLIVYSLFTKYEWGPFGFIPMPVHLVFDIVASLFLALSPWIFGFSGEALNVWLPHVVVGAAVIVVVLFSQPQPATARGRVATA; encoded by the coding sequence ATGCGTTTCATCCCCACCAAGGTCCACGGCATCCTCGACTACATCGTCGGCGTGGCCCTCATCGCTGCACCGTGGCTCTTCGGATTCGCCGGCATGGGCGGTCCTGCCGTCATCATCCCGATCGTGCTCGGTATCGGCCTGATCGTCTACAGCCTGTTCACCAAGTACGAGTGGGGCCCGTTCGGATTCATCCCGATGCCCGTCCACCTCGTGTTCGACATCGTCGCGAGCCTGTTCCTGGCGCTGTCGCCGTGGATCTTCGGGTTCTCTGGCGAAGCCCTGAACGTCTGGCTGCCGCACGTCGTGGTCGGCGCCGCGGTCATCGTGGTCGTGCTGTTCTCCCAGCCGCAGCCGGCGACCGCACGGGGTCGGGTCGCCACGGCCTGA
- a CDS encoding GIY-YIG nuclease family protein, whose translation MPSNRDLPGPCLLCGGGSGSRIGSAWICETCGWRYGDVPDSDLPLPQIEVVYYLRYDRRVKIGTSRRPRQRLASIRHDELLAFERGGRSIEQQRHREYAAIREGGEWFTLDAELRAHITRLRAVGDPWQLYARWFSEALRA comes from the coding sequence ATGCCGTCGAATCGCGACCTGCCCGGCCCTTGCCTCCTCTGCGGAGGCGGCTCGGGGTCGCGCATCGGCAGCGCCTGGATCTGCGAGACGTGCGGCTGGCGGTACGGCGATGTTCCCGACAGTGATCTCCCGCTGCCGCAGATCGAGGTCGTCTACTACCTGCGGTACGACCGACGCGTGAAGATCGGCACGAGCAGACGCCCTCGGCAGCGGCTCGCGAGCATCAGACATGACGAGCTGCTCGCCTTCGAACGCGGCGGCAGGTCGATCGAACAGCAGCGGCACCGCGAGTACGCTGCGATCCGCGAAGGCGGCGAGTGGTTCACCCTCGACGCCGAGCTGCGCGCCCACATCACGCGCCTCCGCGCCGTGGGCGACCCGTGGCAGCTCTACGCACGCTGGTTCAGCGAGGCGCTCCGCGCATGA
- a CDS encoding DUF1611 domain-containing protein, translating into MSHPSLPVASSDSSAHSWAEPQLPTGTTAVIYCEGQFGEQDGKTANGLVRHSEKYEILSVIDSTHAGADAGMLLDGTTIGIPILDGLTAAIAHAGHVPDYLICGVAPADGLLSPGQRTVLLDGIARGMHIINGLHEFLTDDAEFVAASLLAGVTITDIRRPKEKKDLHLFSGRIFDVTCPRIAILGTDGAIGKRTTATLLVRALNDHGIHAVMVGTGQTTIIQGGKYGVALDALVPQFCSGEVENQVVAAFEGEDPDVIIVEGQGALSHPAYITSAHILRGSQPAGVIVQHAPGRKNLGDFPMVAMPTVESEVALIEAFADTKVIGITVNHENLSEAQLSASIDEIELSLGLPATDPLTRPLTELVEMVLQAFPSLSPLQPSRSGV; encoded by the coding sequence ATGTCTCACCCATCCCTGCCCGTTGCTTCGAGCGATTCCTCCGCCCACTCCTGGGCCGAGCCGCAGCTCCCGACCGGCACGACCGCAGTCATCTACTGCGAGGGTCAGTTCGGCGAGCAGGACGGCAAGACCGCCAACGGGCTGGTCCGCCACTCCGAGAAGTACGAGATCCTCAGCGTCATCGACAGCACCCATGCGGGCGCGGATGCCGGCATGCTGCTCGACGGCACGACGATCGGCATCCCGATCCTCGACGGCCTCACCGCCGCGATCGCTCACGCCGGACACGTACCCGACTATCTGATCTGCGGTGTCGCGCCCGCCGACGGTCTGCTCTCACCCGGCCAGCGCACCGTGCTGCTCGACGGGATCGCCCGCGGTATGCACATCATCAACGGCCTGCACGAGTTCCTGACGGATGACGCGGAATTCGTCGCGGCGAGCCTGCTCGCCGGCGTCACGATCACCGACATCCGCCGCCCGAAGGAGAAGAAGGACCTCCACCTCTTCTCCGGGCGGATCTTCGACGTCACGTGCCCGCGGATCGCGATCCTCGGAACCGACGGCGCGATCGGCAAGCGCACGACGGCGACCCTGCTCGTCCGTGCTCTCAACGACCACGGCATCCACGCCGTGATGGTCGGGACCGGTCAGACGACGATCATCCAGGGTGGGAAGTACGGTGTCGCACTCGACGCGCTCGTCCCGCAGTTCTGCTCGGGCGAGGTCGAGAACCAGGTCGTCGCGGCCTTCGAGGGCGAGGATCCCGACGTGATCATCGTCGAGGGTCAGGGTGCGCTCAGCCACCCCGCGTACATCACCTCGGCGCACATCCTCCGCGGCAGTCAGCCGGCCGGCGTCATCGTGCAGCACGCCCCGGGGCGGAAGAACCTCGGCGATTTCCCGATGGTCGCGATGCCCACGGTGGAGAGCGAAGTCGCACTCATCGAGGCCTTCGCAGACACCAAGGTGATCGGCATAACGGTGAATCACGAGAACCTCTCGGAGGCTCAGCTCAGCGCGTCGATCGACGAGATCGAACTGAGCCTGGGTCTCCCTGCCACCGATCCTCTGACGCGCCCGCTGACCGAGCTCGTCGAGATGGTGCTGCAGGCCTTCCCGTCGCTCAGCCCGCTGCAGCCCAGCCGTAGCGGCGTGTGA